A region from the Coffea eugenioides isolate CCC68of chromosome 9, Ceug_1.0, whole genome shotgun sequence genome encodes:
- the LOC113781907 gene encoding E3 ubiquitin-protein ligase UPL5 isoform X1: MSSRLETIHNWTVSTTTTANSIKRKLDDFHSDSDDSDDDDLFSLGNSFFPALARMRKDHLAPSFTCPRPLHPSQPSRSSSPSSSESSAAAVASSDDDDSSGGGSSASSSSSSFFAPGLQFFVRMLSGGKTLVIHADPSDSVKSVHEKIQSVTGIPIEEQRLIYRGKQLQWEQSLSECDVQNDTGLQLVSRMRSTRHPNAWHCVDDMLSKILHLYKGDRTRPVGPTVKSRLAEFLNDIPQKDEDVESSISYLQIFLSSSVPAALVMLYLSPVKSNRDCADDCIKHFIQNCKTFCKGQVYGHLAHLVLEFCKLLGRGAGIEDPLYNTCRSCLGSMVEYVGFGGRETKMSKDGGIAVIEIFTFLRELAGRLSQDLASSLESSTGGGPAVGDVLDFVAFSFPIRNTIAFHLGINRLRAAAGGGGIAGQCNVPYYADEIKSLRVIFDDLLGKMDLCLKKLEEHLAAAEKGKGEHLLPGWCQYLTILKELGSISKLYKGAEEIFWTHMGQRKVALCYLVLKFAKRSDDNDWITDHKEVTNFEVRRHLAMMLLPEVKDDYEELHEMLIDRSQLLSESFEYIANAASDSLRAGLFMEFKNEEATGPGVLREWFFLVCQEIFNPQNALFKACPKDRRRFFPNPASKVNPLHLDYYKFCGRVIALALMHKIQVGIVLDRAFVLQLAGKGVSLEDIQDVDPYLYNSCKQILEMDPEVVDQDVLGLTFVQEVEELGTRKVIELCPDGQNIVVNSKNRKKYVDFLIEHRFVTSISEPVRKFGEGFSNIMSGSSIHIHKSFFQSLEPEDLNWMLRGSENAISVEDWIAHTELNGYKDTDPQISWFWKIVEQMSAEQKKILLFFWTSIKHLPIEGFGGLASKLYIYRTLEPNDRLPSSHTCFYRLCFPPYPSMPIMQDRLSLITQEHVGCSFGTW; encoded by the exons ATGTCCTCTCGTCTCGAAACCATCCACAATTGGACCgtctccaccaccaccaccgccaATTCCATCAAGCGCAAGCTGGACGACTTTCACAGCGACTCTGATGATTCCGACGACGACGACTTGTTCTCCCTAGGAAACTCCTTCTTCCCCGCCTTGGCCAGGATGCGAAAAGACCATCTTGCCCCTTCCTTCACCTGCCCCCGTCCTCTTCATCCCTCCCAACCCTCCCGATCATCTTCACCCTCGTCCTCGGAATCGTCAGCTGCCGCCGTTGCCTCCTCCGATGACGACGACTCCAGCGGCGGCGGCAGCAGcgcctcctcctcctcctcctccttcttcgCTCCTGGACTCCAGTTCTTTGTACGGATGCTCTCCGGCGGTAAGACGCTCGTCATCCACGCCGATCCTTCCGACTCCGTCAAGTCAGTTCACGAGAAAATTCAGTCGGTCACCGGAATTCCTATCGAGGAGCAGAGGCTAATTTACCGGGGGAAGCAGCTCCAGTGGGAGCAGTCGCTGTCGGAATGTGACGTCCAAAACGACACCGGCTTGCAACTAGTCAGCCGCATGCGCAGCACTAGGCATCCCAATGCTTGGCACTGCGTCGACGATATGTTGTCCAAAATTTTACATCTTTACAAGGGCGACCGGACCCGACCCGTGGGGCCTACCGTGAAATCGCGCCTTGCCGAATTCCTCAACGACATTCCCCAGAAAGATGAAGACGTAGAATCATCCATCTCTTACCTCCAGATATTCCTTTCGTCTTCTGTGCCTGCCGCCCTGGTAATGCTTTACTTGTCACCTGTAAAGAGTAATAGAGATTGTGCTGATGATTGCATTAAGCATTTCATCCAGAATTGCAAGACCTTTTGCAAGGGACAGGTTTACGGGCATTTGGCTCACTTAGTTTTAGAGTTCTGTAAGTTATTGGGTAGGGGAGCTGGGATTGAGGACCCTTTGTACAATACTTGTCGTAGTTGCTTAGGTTCGATGGTAGAATATGTTGGCTTTGGGGGCAGGGAGACTAAAATGTCCAAGGATGGAGGTATTGCTGTCATAGAGATATTTACATTTCTTCGTGAGTTGGCGGGTAGGTTGTCACAGGACTTAGCATCGAGTTTAGAGTCAAGCACAGGTGGTGGACCAGCAGTAGGTGATGTGCTCGATTTTGTTGCCTTTTCATTTCCGATAAGGAATACAATTGCATTTCACTTGGGCATTAATAGGCTCCGTGCAGCTGCTGGTGGTGGTGGTATTGCTGGGCAGTGTAACGTACCATATTATGCTGATGAGATAAAATCTCTGCGTgtaatttttgatgatttgttgGGGAAGATGGACCTATGCTTAAAGAAATTGGAGGAGCATTTGGCAGCTGCTGAGAAAGGGAAGGGAGAGCATCTTTTACCTGGTTGGTGCCAGTATCTTACTATTTTGAAAGAACTGGGTAGCATATCAAAATTGTACAAGGGTGCTGAGGAGATATTTTGGACACATATGGGGCAAAGAAAGGTGGCGTTATGTTATCTGGTTCTCAAATTTGCAAAGAGGAGTGATGATAATGATTGGATTACTGACCATAAGGAAGTGACTAACTTTGAGGTGAGGAGGCATTTAGCAATGATGTTACTGCCTGAGGTAAAGGATGATTATGAGGAGCTGCATGAGATGCTTATTGATAGGTCGCAGTTATTATCAGAGTCATTTGAATACATTGCCAATGCAGCCTCTGACTCATTGCGTGCTGGCTTATTTATGGAGTTCAAGAATGAGGAAGCTACTGGACCTGGAGTGTTGCGGGAGTGGTTTTTCTTGGTTTGTCAAGAAATCTTCAATCCTCAAAATGCTCTCTTTAAGGCTTGTCCAAAGGATCGCAGAAGGTTCTTTCCAAATCCAG CATCTAAGGTGAACCCTCTGCACCTTGATTACTATAAATTCTGTGGCAGAGTGATAGCATTAGCGTTGATGCACAAAATACAAGTGGGCATAGTCTTGGATCGTGCATTTGTCCTGCAATTAGCTGGAAAGGGTGTTTCATTAGAGGACATACAGGATGTAGACCCATACTTGTACAATAGCTGCAAGCAGATACTGGAGATGGATCCTGAGGTTGTGGATCAAGATGTTCTTGGTCTGACATTTGTTCAAGAAGTTGAAGAATTGGGCACCAGGAAGGTTATTGAGCTTTGTCCTGATGGGCAAAACATTGTTGTGAATAGCAAAAATAGGAAGAAGTATGTTGATTTTCTCATTGAGCATCGCTTTGTTACTTCAATTTCTGAGCCTGTAAGGAAATTTGGTGAAGGTTTTTCCAACATTATGAGTGGCTCAAGCATTCACATTCACAAATCCTTTTTCCAAAGCCTGGAGCCTGAAGATCTTAACTGGATGCTACGTGGGAGTGAAAATGCCATTTCTGTGGAAGACTGGATAGCACATACAGAATTGAATGGCTACAAAGATACTGATCCTCAGATATCCTGGTTCTGGAAG ATTGTTGAACAAATGTCAGCTGAGCAGAAAAAGATTCTTCTCTTCTTTTGGACCTCAATAAAACATTTACCTATTGAGGGTTTTGGTGGTTTGGCTTCTAAATTATACATTTACAGGACTCTTGAGCCTAATGATCGCCTGCCTTCCTCTCATACCTGCTTCTACCGATTATGTTTTCCACCATACCCTTCTATGCCCATTATGCAGGATCGGCTTTCTCTCATCACTCAAGAGCATGTTGGTTGCAGCTTTGGCACGTGGTGA
- the LOC113781907 gene encoding E3 ubiquitin-protein ligase UPL5 isoform X3 — protein MSSRLETIHNWTVSTTTTANSIKRKLDDFHSDSDDSDDDDLFSLGNSFFPALARMRKDHLAPSFTCPRPLHPSQPSRSSSPSSSESSAAAVASSDDDDSSGGGSSASSSSSSFFAPGLQFFVRMLSGGKTLVIHADPSDSVKSVHEKIQSVTGIPIEEQRLIYRGKQLQWEQSLSECDVQNDTGLQLVSRMRSTRHPNAWHCVDDMLSKILHLYKGDRTRPVGPTVKSRLAEFLNDIPQKDEDVESSISYLQIFLSSSVPAALVMLYLSPVKSNRDCADDCIKHFIQNCKTFCKGQVYGHLAHLVLEFCKLLGRGAGIEDPLYNTCRSCLGSMVEYVGFGGRETKMSKDGGIAVIEIFTFLRELAGRLSQDLASSLESSTGGGPAVGDVLDFVAFSFPIRNTIAFHLGINRLRAAAGGGGIAGQCNVPYYADEIKSLRVIFDDLLGKMDLCLKKLEEHLAAAEKGKGEHLLPGWCQYLTILKELGSISKLYKGAEEIFWTHMGQRKVALCYLVLKFAKRSDDNDWITDHKEVTNFEVRRHLAMMLLPEVKDDYEELHEMLIDRSQLLSESFEYIANAASDSLRAGLFMEFKNEEATGPGVLREWFFLVCQEIFNPQNALFKACPKDRRRFFPNPASKVNPLHLDYYKFCGRVIALALMHKIQVGIVLDRAFVLQLAGKGVSLEDIQDVDPYLYNSCKQILEMDPEVVDQDVLGLTFVQEVEELGTRKVIELCPDGQNIVVNSKNRKKYVDFLIEHRFVTSISEPVRKFGEGFSNIMSGSSIHIHKSFFQSLEPEDLNWMLRGSENAISVEDWIAHTELNGYKDTDPQISWFWKDS, from the exons ATGTCCTCTCGTCTCGAAACCATCCACAATTGGACCgtctccaccaccaccaccgccaATTCCATCAAGCGCAAGCTGGACGACTTTCACAGCGACTCTGATGATTCCGACGACGACGACTTGTTCTCCCTAGGAAACTCCTTCTTCCCCGCCTTGGCCAGGATGCGAAAAGACCATCTTGCCCCTTCCTTCACCTGCCCCCGTCCTCTTCATCCCTCCCAACCCTCCCGATCATCTTCACCCTCGTCCTCGGAATCGTCAGCTGCCGCCGTTGCCTCCTCCGATGACGACGACTCCAGCGGCGGCGGCAGCAGcgcctcctcctcctcctcctccttcttcgCTCCTGGACTCCAGTTCTTTGTACGGATGCTCTCCGGCGGTAAGACGCTCGTCATCCACGCCGATCCTTCCGACTCCGTCAAGTCAGTTCACGAGAAAATTCAGTCGGTCACCGGAATTCCTATCGAGGAGCAGAGGCTAATTTACCGGGGGAAGCAGCTCCAGTGGGAGCAGTCGCTGTCGGAATGTGACGTCCAAAACGACACCGGCTTGCAACTAGTCAGCCGCATGCGCAGCACTAGGCATCCCAATGCTTGGCACTGCGTCGACGATATGTTGTCCAAAATTTTACATCTTTACAAGGGCGACCGGACCCGACCCGTGGGGCCTACCGTGAAATCGCGCCTTGCCGAATTCCTCAACGACATTCCCCAGAAAGATGAAGACGTAGAATCATCCATCTCTTACCTCCAGATATTCCTTTCGTCTTCTGTGCCTGCCGCCCTGGTAATGCTTTACTTGTCACCTGTAAAGAGTAATAGAGATTGTGCTGATGATTGCATTAAGCATTTCATCCAGAATTGCAAGACCTTTTGCAAGGGACAGGTTTACGGGCATTTGGCTCACTTAGTTTTAGAGTTCTGTAAGTTATTGGGTAGGGGAGCTGGGATTGAGGACCCTTTGTACAATACTTGTCGTAGTTGCTTAGGTTCGATGGTAGAATATGTTGGCTTTGGGGGCAGGGAGACTAAAATGTCCAAGGATGGAGGTATTGCTGTCATAGAGATATTTACATTTCTTCGTGAGTTGGCGGGTAGGTTGTCACAGGACTTAGCATCGAGTTTAGAGTCAAGCACAGGTGGTGGACCAGCAGTAGGTGATGTGCTCGATTTTGTTGCCTTTTCATTTCCGATAAGGAATACAATTGCATTTCACTTGGGCATTAATAGGCTCCGTGCAGCTGCTGGTGGTGGTGGTATTGCTGGGCAGTGTAACGTACCATATTATGCTGATGAGATAAAATCTCTGCGTgtaatttttgatgatttgttgGGGAAGATGGACCTATGCTTAAAGAAATTGGAGGAGCATTTGGCAGCTGCTGAGAAAGGGAAGGGAGAGCATCTTTTACCTGGTTGGTGCCAGTATCTTACTATTTTGAAAGAACTGGGTAGCATATCAAAATTGTACAAGGGTGCTGAGGAGATATTTTGGACACATATGGGGCAAAGAAAGGTGGCGTTATGTTATCTGGTTCTCAAATTTGCAAAGAGGAGTGATGATAATGATTGGATTACTGACCATAAGGAAGTGACTAACTTTGAGGTGAGGAGGCATTTAGCAATGATGTTACTGCCTGAGGTAAAGGATGATTATGAGGAGCTGCATGAGATGCTTATTGATAGGTCGCAGTTATTATCAGAGTCATTTGAATACATTGCCAATGCAGCCTCTGACTCATTGCGTGCTGGCTTATTTATGGAGTTCAAGAATGAGGAAGCTACTGGACCTGGAGTGTTGCGGGAGTGGTTTTTCTTGGTTTGTCAAGAAATCTTCAATCCTCAAAATGCTCTCTTTAAGGCTTGTCCAAAGGATCGCAGAAGGTTCTTTCCAAATCCAG CATCTAAGGTGAACCCTCTGCACCTTGATTACTATAAATTCTGTGGCAGAGTGATAGCATTAGCGTTGATGCACAAAATACAAGTGGGCATAGTCTTGGATCGTGCATTTGTCCTGCAATTAGCTGGAAAGGGTGTTTCATTAGAGGACATACAGGATGTAGACCCATACTTGTACAATAGCTGCAAGCAGATACTGGAGATGGATCCTGAGGTTGTGGATCAAGATGTTCTTGGTCTGACATTTGTTCAAGAAGTTGAAGAATTGGGCACCAGGAAGGTTATTGAGCTTTGTCCTGATGGGCAAAACATTGTTGTGAATAGCAAAAATAGGAAGAAGTATGTTGATTTTCTCATTGAGCATCGCTTTGTTACTTCAATTTCTGAGCCTGTAAGGAAATTTGGTGAAGGTTTTTCCAACATTATGAGTGGCTCAAGCATTCACATTCACAAATCCTTTTTCCAAAGCCTGGAGCCTGAAGATCTTAACTGGATGCTACGTGGGAGTGAAAATGCCATTTCTGTGGAAGACTGGATAGCACATACAGAATTGAATGGCTACAAAGATACTGATCCTCAGATATCCTGGTTCTGGAAG GACTCTTGA
- the LOC113782887 gene encoding fibrous sheath CABYR-binding protein-like: MATAEVESVPGPVATEVETTILEAPKEETTVETANPEPAAEKTTEAPAAAEESIAVPEAEREAPVEVETKEVVQEEPPKVEDPAVEEKTEETPAVKEAPAAEEAPVAEEAAKIEPVEEVTAPAAAPAAAAEEVAAAPAEEAPAAKEEQAAPVVEQGSTDVPVEKSEE, from the exons ATGGCTACCGCTGAG GTTGAATCAGTTCCAGGTCCAGTTGCAACCGAGGTGGAAACTACCATCCTAGAGGCCCCCAAGGAAGAGACAACAGTGGAGACAGCAAACCCTGAGCCAGCGGCCGAAAAAACAACAGAAGCCCCAGCTGCAGCTGAGGAATCAATTGCTGTTCCTGAAGCCGAGAGAGAAGCACCGGTTGAAGTTGAGACCAAGGAAGTTGTGCAGGAGGAACCGCCCAAAGTTGAAGATCCTGCTGTTGAAGAGAAAACAGAAGAAACTCCTGCAGTCAAAGAAGCTCCAGCAGCAGAAGAAGCACCAGTAGCAGAAGAAGCAGCCAAGATCGAGCCAGTTGAAGAAGTAACAGCCCCGGCTGCTGctcctgctgctgctgctgaagAAGTAGCTGCAGCTCCGGCTGAGGAAGCTCCTGCAGCCAAAGAAGAGCAAGCAGCTCCGGTTGTCGAGCAGGGGAGCACTGATGTTCCAGTGGAGAAGAGTGAAGAGTAG
- the LOC113781907 gene encoding E3 ubiquitin-protein ligase UPL5 isoform X2, which produces MSSRLETIHNWTVSTTTTANSIKRKLDDFHSDSDDSDDDDLFSLGNSFFPALARMRKDHLAPSFTCPRPLHPSQPSRSSSPSSSESSAAAVASSDDDDSSGGGSSASSSSSSFFAPGLQFFVRMLSGGKTLVIHADPSDSVKSVHEKIQSVTGIPIEEQRLIYRGKQLQWEQSLSECDVQNDTGLQLVSRMRSTRHPNAWHCVDDMLSKILHLYKGDRTRPVGPTVKSRLAEFLNDIPQKDEDVESSISYLQIFLSSSVPAALVMLYLSPVKSNRDCADDCIKHFIQNCKTFCKGQVYGHLAHLVLEFCKLLGRGAGIEDPLYNTCRSCLGSMVEYVGFGGRETKMSKDGGIAVIEIFTFLRELAGRLSQDLASSLESSTGGGPAVGDVLDFVAFSFPIRNTIAFHLGINRLRAAAGGGGIAGQCNVPYYADEIKSLRVIFDDLLGKMDLCLKKLEEHLAAAEKGKGEHLLPGWCQYLTILKELGSISKLYKGAEEIFWTHMGQRKVALCYLVLKFAKRSDDNDWITDHKEVTNFEVRRHLAMMLLPEVKDDYEELHEMLIDRSQLLSESFEYIANAASDSLRAGLFMEFKNEEATGPGVLREWFFLVCQEIFNPQNALFKACPKDRRRFFPNPASKVNPLHLDYYKFCGRVIALALMHKIQVGIVLDRAFVLQLAGKGVSLEDIQDVDPYLYNSCKQILEMDPEVVDQDVLGLTFVQEVEELGTRKVIELCPDGQNIVVNSKNRKKYVDFLIEHRFVTSISEPVRKFGEGFSNIMSGSSIHIHKSFFQSLEPEDLNWMLRGSENAISVEDWIAHTELNGYKDTDPQISWFWKVALV; this is translated from the exons ATGTCCTCTCGTCTCGAAACCATCCACAATTGGACCgtctccaccaccaccaccgccaATTCCATCAAGCGCAAGCTGGACGACTTTCACAGCGACTCTGATGATTCCGACGACGACGACTTGTTCTCCCTAGGAAACTCCTTCTTCCCCGCCTTGGCCAGGATGCGAAAAGACCATCTTGCCCCTTCCTTCACCTGCCCCCGTCCTCTTCATCCCTCCCAACCCTCCCGATCATCTTCACCCTCGTCCTCGGAATCGTCAGCTGCCGCCGTTGCCTCCTCCGATGACGACGACTCCAGCGGCGGCGGCAGCAGcgcctcctcctcctcctcctccttcttcgCTCCTGGACTCCAGTTCTTTGTACGGATGCTCTCCGGCGGTAAGACGCTCGTCATCCACGCCGATCCTTCCGACTCCGTCAAGTCAGTTCACGAGAAAATTCAGTCGGTCACCGGAATTCCTATCGAGGAGCAGAGGCTAATTTACCGGGGGAAGCAGCTCCAGTGGGAGCAGTCGCTGTCGGAATGTGACGTCCAAAACGACACCGGCTTGCAACTAGTCAGCCGCATGCGCAGCACTAGGCATCCCAATGCTTGGCACTGCGTCGACGATATGTTGTCCAAAATTTTACATCTTTACAAGGGCGACCGGACCCGACCCGTGGGGCCTACCGTGAAATCGCGCCTTGCCGAATTCCTCAACGACATTCCCCAGAAAGATGAAGACGTAGAATCATCCATCTCTTACCTCCAGATATTCCTTTCGTCTTCTGTGCCTGCCGCCCTGGTAATGCTTTACTTGTCACCTGTAAAGAGTAATAGAGATTGTGCTGATGATTGCATTAAGCATTTCATCCAGAATTGCAAGACCTTTTGCAAGGGACAGGTTTACGGGCATTTGGCTCACTTAGTTTTAGAGTTCTGTAAGTTATTGGGTAGGGGAGCTGGGATTGAGGACCCTTTGTACAATACTTGTCGTAGTTGCTTAGGTTCGATGGTAGAATATGTTGGCTTTGGGGGCAGGGAGACTAAAATGTCCAAGGATGGAGGTATTGCTGTCATAGAGATATTTACATTTCTTCGTGAGTTGGCGGGTAGGTTGTCACAGGACTTAGCATCGAGTTTAGAGTCAAGCACAGGTGGTGGACCAGCAGTAGGTGATGTGCTCGATTTTGTTGCCTTTTCATTTCCGATAAGGAATACAATTGCATTTCACTTGGGCATTAATAGGCTCCGTGCAGCTGCTGGTGGTGGTGGTATTGCTGGGCAGTGTAACGTACCATATTATGCTGATGAGATAAAATCTCTGCGTgtaatttttgatgatttgttgGGGAAGATGGACCTATGCTTAAAGAAATTGGAGGAGCATTTGGCAGCTGCTGAGAAAGGGAAGGGAGAGCATCTTTTACCTGGTTGGTGCCAGTATCTTACTATTTTGAAAGAACTGGGTAGCATATCAAAATTGTACAAGGGTGCTGAGGAGATATTTTGGACACATATGGGGCAAAGAAAGGTGGCGTTATGTTATCTGGTTCTCAAATTTGCAAAGAGGAGTGATGATAATGATTGGATTACTGACCATAAGGAAGTGACTAACTTTGAGGTGAGGAGGCATTTAGCAATGATGTTACTGCCTGAGGTAAAGGATGATTATGAGGAGCTGCATGAGATGCTTATTGATAGGTCGCAGTTATTATCAGAGTCATTTGAATACATTGCCAATGCAGCCTCTGACTCATTGCGTGCTGGCTTATTTATGGAGTTCAAGAATGAGGAAGCTACTGGACCTGGAGTGTTGCGGGAGTGGTTTTTCTTGGTTTGTCAAGAAATCTTCAATCCTCAAAATGCTCTCTTTAAGGCTTGTCCAAAGGATCGCAGAAGGTTCTTTCCAAATCCAG CATCTAAGGTGAACCCTCTGCACCTTGATTACTATAAATTCTGTGGCAGAGTGATAGCATTAGCGTTGATGCACAAAATACAAGTGGGCATAGTCTTGGATCGTGCATTTGTCCTGCAATTAGCTGGAAAGGGTGTTTCATTAGAGGACATACAGGATGTAGACCCATACTTGTACAATAGCTGCAAGCAGATACTGGAGATGGATCCTGAGGTTGTGGATCAAGATGTTCTTGGTCTGACATTTGTTCAAGAAGTTGAAGAATTGGGCACCAGGAAGGTTATTGAGCTTTGTCCTGATGGGCAAAACATTGTTGTGAATAGCAAAAATAGGAAGAAGTATGTTGATTTTCTCATTGAGCATCGCTTTGTTACTTCAATTTCTGAGCCTGTAAGGAAATTTGGTGAAGGTTTTTCCAACATTATGAGTGGCTCAAGCATTCACATTCACAAATCCTTTTTCCAAAGCCTGGAGCCTGAAGATCTTAACTGGATGCTACGTGGGAGTGAAAATGCCATTTCTGTGGAAGACTGGATAGCACATACAGAATTGAATGGCTACAAAGATACTGATCCTCAGATATCCTGGTTCTGGAAGGTAGCACTTGTTTGA